In Candidatus Pantoea floridensis, the genomic window TTACATTCGTCCGCTGAAGAGCCATGGCGATGGGCACGTTGTTAAAGTGCTGGAAGGACATGCCTGCCCGAAATGTGGTGCAGACAAAGTTCTGCGGCAGGGACGCTTTGGCATGTTCATTGGTTGTAGCCACTATCCCGAGTGCGATTACACAGAAACCATCGACAAGCCTGATGAAACAGCCATTGCTTGTCCGCAATGTCAGAGCGGTAAACTCGTACAGCGTCGCTCGCGATATGGCAAAACTTTTCACTCGTGCGATCGCTATCCAGATTGTCAGTTTGCAATTAATGCAACGCCGATTGAAGGTGTTTGCCCGCATTGTCAGTTCCCCTTATTAATAGAGAAGAAAACCGCACAGGGCATGAAGCGCTTTTGCGCCAGCAAACGCTGCGGTAAGCCAATCGTT contains:
- a CDS encoding DNA topoisomerase family protein, translating into MSKSALFSVPKHDPCPACGAELVIRSGKHGPFLGCVNYPTCDYIRPLKSHGDGHVVKVLEGHACPKCGADKVLRQGRFGMFIGCSHYPECDYTETIDKPDETAIACPQCQSGKLVQRRSRYGKTFHSCDRYPDCQFAINATPIEGVCPHCQFPLLIEKKTAQGMKRFCASKRCGKPIVQDQESS